DNA from Ananas comosus cultivar F153 linkage group 12, ASM154086v1, whole genome shotgun sequence:
AATTCTTTTGATAAATTAATTTGGCACTTTGAAACAAGAGATATTTCAAATTCGTTTTTATTGTTACGTTGGTTTACTAGTAGTTAAGAAAActtcattttaatttatttatataatatatatttcagTACGCTTATGCTGTGGCGACCTGCACGAGAGCTCCATACCATGGCATAGCTGCAGATATCTACGTTTGGGATGTTTTTGCGGAGCCGGACGGTTACTCCGCCAATTACATCGCAATTGGAGGAAGCGGCGACAGGCACCATGAACCGCCGACCGGTCAGTATCCTACTGATCTGCCATATGAAATAGTAGCCGGTTGGACGGTACGTACACTttctatttgtttcttttttcttttttcttttttttctttttttttctttttttgtgggGAGAGCATTTGCAATTGGACCAGTGGCTTCAATGTCAATTGTTAAAGGGGATAAGGAGTTATCCCCCCCTAACTCCAAACATGATTGTAGAGCGGTGAGTTTAGGTAATCCCATCTCAAATGGGGCAACCCTAACCCCACCGGAAATGGAATAGCCCGGATTAGCCCATTTAGGGTgagattagctaaccccatccaaaaaataaaggtgaaattaaaattaatcccacccctatttaatttttactataattttaaattataaattttaaaaatttataacttgtAATCTTAAagttaatattaatatttttaacttttaaattttaattttaattatttaaattttaaatttgatattttatatttaaaaaatttaaaatatttaatttataatattaaaattaatttatattttttaattttaaattctaaattattatttttaattatttaaattttaatttaatattttatatatttgtaaatttaaaaatttataatttataatcttaaaatatatattttaaattttaaattttaaattttaaattttaaaattttattttaattatttaaatgtggcaaatttattattttctatttataactactcactatccttcttattccatctacTCCAACCAACAACTATTTTACTTATATCTGGAATAAactcaattctcaaccaaacacaaaattactctaacctcAGCTTAACTATCActgaaataattagtttttacttaatcccgaaccaaacgaagccttaataaGCATATATATCTCAAGCATGCAATTATAGTTGCAAGTTAACTACTAATATATTTAGGCAGAGAGCTTTATGTAATATTAACTAAGAATAATGCTTTTAAAAGATAAGTTTGGACTATTAATTTCTAGCAGGATAGACCCTATACCCTCGTAATATTGATGTGGTCCATGTGCTTCCACACATTGTCTTATTCCTTTAATTTGCAAGAGAAATATTACTTGTACAGTTCAAAagagaatttataatttacactCACatcctaaattttaatttttttaaaaattaaaatattaaaaaaaaaattttgataagacAAGAACTtaatatagttttttaattaGTTGAAGGAGGTTTCTTTTGGAGTGTATATATCAGTACCATTACTTGCAAAACATACTTATATTACTTTACATaaagtattttatattaaattaatttatgtaTGGAAAAATGAACAATAATTGCTTATGATCTAGCGAAGTCTGCAAAATAACATATagttagcaaaaaaaatatggatgcatGCACTTTTCTGTTAAGTAAATTTGCTAATGCAAAATATTAacttttggtaaaaaaaagGTGATTTGTTATTGCCTGTTAGTTTGATGGTTTACTGGGCACCAAGGgtaacttttaaaaatagagAGAGGTGGGGCACATTTACGTTTATGATATAGGTAGAGAAACTAATAaagatcttctttttcttttttatcactACTAACAATTAATGAATTAAAGCAACCAATTTAGTGTATGAACCAGAACTTTTGACCATTTTCGGCTGTACTTCGCAGGCATATCCTGGTCGTTTCGGAGATACATTACCTAGACTATTCGTGTACTGGACCgtaagtattttttttctccttttttttttttgcttatttttaaatgcaacttctttctaaattttgatGGCAATGAATAATCACATCAAAGTTCAAAAGTATATGATACGCTCATTTCATACATTAAACTTAGATAGCTGATTGAACTGAAGTGATTTTTATATAGTTGTTTTaaatgtatttttataatttggatGATTATGAATAATCAGAAGTACGAGATGCGTACACATTTCATGTCGCTAAAGCTTCATGACTAATTAAACTGAATTaaagtttatataattttcttttaaatatttttataatttggatGGTGGTAAATAGTCAGATCAAAGTTCAGAAGTTTATGATGTACTGTTCTGccatttaatttcttaaattaatTACCGTCTCAATCTTATCATGTCTCGAGCTTATTTCTCGGTGCAGAACGACGGTGGCGCGAGCACGCGGTGCTACAACCTGGACTGCAGCCCAGGGTTCGTCCAAACCAACAACAAGGTGGCTCTCGGCTCTTACCTCACCCCACCATCCACACCGGGTGGTACACAGACATTTGTACCGGTCACCATCCATATCGTatgtctttttttattttctctttttaatttatttttatgtcgAAAACAACCTATCTCATAAAATTACGTAAATGATCAATTTGCACCGTCCAAAAAATTTGTGCGTAAAAGTTATTAAATAGTCTTAATAATCGACGGTAACAAAAGAATTAATAATAGTTTAACAAACTTCATTATAGAGTACATCaaattaataagttaaattCTGAATCTTAGACTTTCATCACATGAGTATGAAGTGTCATTTGATCCTGTGCTATCTAGCTGCAACATTTTTTCCTTTCTCGGctttttatttaaacattttaatttgtattgcaTTTTAATCCATGGCAGTTGAAATATTCTCACTCTTGTAGTACGTACTAAAATGATCTTTCTAGTCCTCTTTGGAGTGAATTGCAGTAGCTCATTTTAGTAAGATGGATGAGCTGATCATTTGATGctattctttcacttttttgaaaaagttgtAATGTAGAGTctgattacaaaaaaaaaaaaaaaaagttgtcctaaggtttttctaaattatttactaatatatCAATTCTCGTCAAAATAGTATACGAACTATCGATACCTAGTTCAGGATCTTATATGAATCGAGCGCCAACTAATTAAAACAAACTTTTCGTTGTCTTAAAGTTGATAACAATTGCATGATCACATGCAATTTTGTACCTTTACATCAAATTCTTTCACATCTTTTGACCTTGTCGAAGCAAATGCAaacatttttatccaaatatttTTCTGCTTTACAATGTGTAACACCTCTGCATCGATCTTTCTACTTGGTCCAGTTCATGTATTTGCATTTGTTCGCAGGATAATGTAGAAGAGAAATGGTGGGTATCATTCGCTTTAGAAGAGATAGGTTACATCCCTGCATTCAACTTCCCGATGTTCTACGAGGGTCTTGCAAACGTATTCGGCGGGCTGGTTGCATTCACCTCGTCCGAATTCACGTCGACGCAGATGGGGAGCGGTTATCTCCCGTCGGCCGGCATCGGGTACACGGGCCTGATTGGAAACTACTTCGCGATCAACAGCAACGGCGTCAGAGCGCAGGATCCGCCCTTGGGCAAGATAGTCACACAGCCCAGCTGCTACGACTATGGCGACATTGGGTACCTGCCGGCTCCGGGAGCTGGATATTATATAGCTTATGGGGGACCTGGCGGCGAATATTGTGACGGAACTTCACCATGAAAGCCGTATACACTAAACATGCACATACGTACATATGCATGCATGCGTACGTGCATGCGTGCGAGTTTATCCAAGCTTTTGTTTGTTCGTAAAATAATCTGAATAAAATTTGTTCATCCTTTGCTTTCGCAGATCCAATAATTTTTCTACATGTGGACCGAAATTGCCAGCAAGCTAGCTCGTCTGCTCGTGAATGACTAAATTTCAACTATGCTCACATTTTAACTTACTACGTACTTGGCATATTAATTAAACAAACTAATTAAGACAGCTTTACTGATTAAAAATGAATTTTGCGCGCCTTCGATCATATTAATTGGCCTTTCTCTCTTTCacaatttctttctctctttcacacacatacacactctctctctctctctctctctctctcatcgctGTTAAGTGTCGTTTTCACATCATTCCTATATACGGCTACTCCTCCAACCCCctcaaacctctctctctctctcattgctGTTAAGTGTCGTTTTCACATCATTCTCGGCATATATCCTTACTACACTTTTGCTGTGAATTGtcgttactctctctctctctccaaactcCCCCAACCTCCTCATCGGCATATATCCTTACTACACTTTTGCTGTGAATTGtcgctactctctctctctctctctctctccaaaccgCCCCAACCTCCTCATCGGCATATATCCTTACTACACTTTTGCTGTGAATTGtcgttactctctctctctctccaaactcCCCCAACCTCCTCATCGGCATATATCCTTACTACACTTTTGCTGTGAATTGtcgctactctctctctctctctctctctccaaaccgCCCCAACCTCCTCATCGGCATATATCCTTACTACACTTTTGCTGTGAATTGtcgttactctctctctctctccaaactcCCCCAACCTCCTCATCGGCATATATCCTTACTACACTTTTGCTGTGAATTGtcgctactctctctctctctctctctctccaaaccgCCCCAACCTCCTCATCGGCATATATCCTTACTACACTTTTGCTGTGAATTGtcgttactctctctctctctccaaactcCCCCAACCTCCTCATCGGCATATATCCTTACTACACTTTTGCTGTGAATTGtcgctactctctctctctctctctctctccaaaccgCCCCAACCTCCTCATCGGCATATATCCTTACTACACTTTTGCTGTGAATTGtcgttactctctctctctctccaaactcCCCCAACCTCCTCATCGGCATATATCCTTACTACACTTTTGCTGTGAATTGtcgctactctctctctctctctctctctccaaaccgCCCCAACCTCCTCATCGGCATATATCCTTACTACACTTTTGCTGTGAATTGtcgttactctctctctctctccaaactcCCCCAACCTCCTCATCGGCATATATCCTTACTACACTTTTGCTGTGAATTGtcgctactctctctctctctctctctctccaaaccgCCCCAACCTCCTCATCGGCATATATCCTTACTACACTTTTGCTGTGAATTGtcgttactctctctctctctccaaactcCCCCAACCTCCTCATCGGCATATATCCTTACTACACTTTTGCTGTGAATTGtcgctactctctctctctctctctctctccaaaccgCCCCAACCTCCTCATCGGCATATATCCTTACTACACTTTTGCTGTGAATTGtcgttactctctctctctctccaaactcCCCCAACCTCCTCATCGGCATATATCCTTACTACACTTTTGCTGTGAATTGtcgctactctctctctctctctctctctccaaaccgCCCCAACCTCCTCATCGGCATATATCCTTACTACACTTTTGCTGTGAATTGtcgttactctctctctctctccaaactcCCCCAACCTCCTCATCGGCATATATCCTTACTACACTTTTGCTGTGAATTGtcgctactctctctctctctctctctctccaaaccgCCCCAACCTCCTCATCGGCATATATCCTTACTACACTTTTGCTGTGAATTGtcgttactctctctctctctccaaactcCCCCAACCTCCTCATCGGCATATATCCTTACTACACTTTTGCTGTGAATTGtcgctactctctctctctctctctctctccaaaccgCCCCAACCTCCTCATCGGCATATATCCTTACTACACTTTTGCTGTGAATTGtcgttactctctctctctctccaaactcCCCCAACCTCCTCATCGGCATATATCCTTACTACACTTTTGCTGTGAATTGtcgctactctctctctctctctctctctccaaaccgCCCCAACCTCCTCATCGGCATATATCCTTACTACACTTTTGCTGTGAATTGtcgttactctctctctctctccaaactcCCCCAACCTCCTCATCGGCATATATCCTTACTACACTTTTGCTGTGAATTGtcgctactctctctctctctctctctctccaaaccgCCCCAACCTCCTCATCGGCATATATCNNNNNNNNCCTCCCTGCGGCGAGcctcctccctccctccctccctccttcCTCTTACCTCCCTGCGGTGAGCCCTCCTTCCTCTTACCTCCCTGCGGCGAGCCCTCCTTCCTCTTACCTCCCTGCGGCGAGCTATCCGGTAATCTCCTactgttttgaattttttttcaccggtctgttttctttttcttcttttttttcttttttccctctctctccttctttttccgGTGCGCGGATTGCGCttgctcgtttattaaatgagctgagAGACCAAACCAAGTTTCGAGCGCAATGCATTAATTGAGCAGAGCACTCGAGCTCGGCTAAGAATAGCTTGATATTACTACATAAAATAGTTAGTACCTAGCATCAAAAAAAGTTTATAACCAGAGGTTAGGTAGTTACTTCCCTGTAGCTTCGGGTTGTCGACTCATGATCCCGTACTGGGCATACTAAACAATTTCTGTTATTTTTTCGTGCTCTCAAGCTATATATGTGGCTCTCAGCAAAGCAACCTACTCTAACAAGAAAACAAATAGTCCTTCTTCCATAGCGAGCCATCAATCCAAGTTCCGGCAATCTTGGAAATTTGATGAGGCTCGAGATCAACATATTCCAACTTGAACTCAGCTTGAGCAGACGCTTGGTAAATTTGAGATGAGCAGAGCTCATCCCAGCTCGCTCCAGCTGAACTAGTTTACACCCCTAACTGCAACAGAAAGCAGCTTGAATAATAGGTCTTCCCCTGCTATTCGATTATCGAAGAAGCGTAGCTTGTGCGGGAAGCATGCTTAgtagaatttaaaattcttaaaaattttgttgttttctatTAGTGTCGTACCGAGTCATACATATTGCGTCGCCCTTGGGCTATTAGGAGGTGGAGATTTTTGCCCTAGTGCAGCAAAAGTGATGTTAAATTATTCAGTTCAACAGCTTTACATAGATCAGTTCTTAAATGTGATTAGATTGCTAGAAAATAATTAGGGTAGGCTGTTGTTACGGACAAAAATTCTAGCACatttataaacttattaatTGAGAACCAAAGGAGCTCTCTCTGCATTCCATGGGGCGTGCGACCCAcacctccccctctctctctttttttctttttttttttgccttttgccctttttttctagcttatttttattttggactTTACAAAGATAAAAATAGTGAGATTTGCTAAATTTagatatagtaaaaaaatttaaattcatgttGCCATGATGTTTTAAAATAGGTTTGACCaatttgttttctaaaaaaatccttctttttttgttttggtgcaattttatattgtatgtaaatttaatcaattacaaatttttgcacataaatttatgtattttctaaatttaaattcagctTGCCATTATTTTAGAAATAGGTTTTAAAAATTGCTTTCCCAAAAAATGCACCTTTTATTTGTCCcgtgaaattttattttgtatgtaaatttaatcaattttaaCTGTTGCATAAATTTATGAATGGTTTAATTATTTGGTTTgtgtatataaaattattaaattttatgtatGTTTTATGATATGATTgtccaaaaatcaaaatagaaagaATTGCTAAAGAAAAGTGtatgtataattttattgttgtgaATTTCTATTTGCTTAATCTCGCAGTTGTCGTGCCATATACTAAATTGAGTTATTGCTTGCCCCTTTTTTATACTCCGATATCTTTTGTTGGACCctattttcaatttaattttgcatttttaattttgacttcACAATTACGTTTGTACGggatatattcaaattttgattcatTTATTTGTGCTCTTCAGTTCTCAGtgatttatttcttttattatctttctgcttttcttttcttgatgctTACACATTATCCATCTCTTTGTTatcttttttgtatatattgaCTGCATATTTGGTTTGGATCTATAAGTTTCATAGccttttcaattcaaaatttaagagtACACTTTTGACGCTCAAACAATAGCCcgtggcaaaaaaaaaaaaagaggagagttTGTCTAAAAATGATTCCAATCTGTTATATTTATTCGGTTGCTATAGGCATTTTTTTGATGGATTTGCATGTTCTTGGCTGTGATGATCTTGcttcttattttttacttttgattGAGAAGAAAGAGGTGGTTAATTTGTTAAGATTTATATTTATGGTTAGCAATATTTGGCCAGCTTACTCTAAACGAAATCATTTGCTACTAATTTTTgcctaaataataaaagtaaatccgagctaaaataaattttgttttatagaaAGTATTGGTTCAgttctttttatctctttttttttttttccttctattaaTGCATTTACATAAGAAATGTTGGagattatttttcatatttttttactataaattgaTTTGTTGAGTTGTGTAGTGCCCGCACCATCTACTTAGTTCCTAATGTTGTATTGAATTTATTTACTCACTTGCTGCAAATGTTCCTAATGTACTGTTTTCTACTGATTTTAGTCCCCTaagtttttttcaattttatgatttatttgTGTGCGTAAAAATACTGATGCTTTTCTTTGCATTTGTTagatactttattttataaataaaatccGTTGCGTAACACGGATTACTCAACTAGTAAAGGATAATTTGAGGACGCACCGGATTGGCGCCATGTGGCACCAGAGCCAAGCGGGGCTCATCGCCTCTGCTGCTCTTTCTTTTGGGAGAGCAGTAGGACTTTGTTGCTGCAAGCGGTGCATCATtttgtattttcaaattttatttttattttttaattataaattaatataatagagatatatattatgataattttaaaaaatgtgtaaaagaattttgaaccatgaattctaaattctttaacatatatttttaaaatatcataatatatatatatatatattaaattataatttaaaaaaataaaattttaaaaaaaatggtgcaccgggtgcacccaAAAACCTGCTGCCCTTGTAGGGAGAGCAACAGTAGTGATGGGCCCGCATGGCTTGGATGCCACACGGCACCCATCTGGAAATGGCTCTATACACGTGGCGCCAATCTGGGATAtccctaaattaattttttttggacacAACGTCCATAAAAATTTTGCCCTGTTGTTAGTTGTTACTACTAGTGGAAGATGAATATAGAGTCCAACATCAATCTATTCCTGCTTTTATTCTCTCctattgccttttctttttctggtgAAATATTTTCTCCTATTAATTGAAATGCACTTGAAGTATtctcaattcaaattcaattgctGGTACAAATAGGGGAGGGATTAGCTAATATCACccctatttaatatttaaatataaatataaatttttatttttaaaaatttataattttaaatttcaaaattaatattttttaaattttaaatttaaattttaaaattaatatttgtaactttaattttttaaatttgagatttaaaaatatagattttaattttgaatttttgaatttaaattctaatttacaTATTTTCCAATTATTTGAGAATTGTACtatttatagtttata
Protein-coding regions in this window:
- the LOC109718441 gene encoding uncharacterized protein LOC109718441, encoding MVYGQTAAELSKDEAIKKTIVSKGGDIIDCVDIYKQPAFNSPLLKDHKIQMRPTVSAREIFGSKSNASSPPPPELQQEWQQSGSCPEGTIPILRNTRRENATAAANFAFHPFPNGSLRVEDGSPGPHYAYAVATCTRAPYHGIAADIYVWDVFAEPDGYSANYIAIGGSGDRHHEPPTGQYPTDLPYEIVAGWTAYPGRFGDTLPRLFVYWTNDGGASTRCYNLDCSPGFVQTNNKVALGSYLTPPSTPGGTQTFVPVTIHIDNVEEKWWVSFALEEIGYIPAFNFPMFYEGLANVFGGLVAFTSSEFTSTQMGSGYLPSAGIGYTGLIGNYFAINSNGVRAQDPPLGKIVTQPSCYDYGDIGYLPAPGAGYYIAYGGPGGEYCDGTSP